The Terriglobus roseus sequence TTGCGATCAACCTGCCATTCAGCGACAGGCTTGCAGATTTGCCGGTGTAGTGCATCTCGGCGATCTTGCCGTCATTGGCCTTCATGCGGAAGCTGGCGTTCTGTGCGGCGGGATGGCCGGCGCGGATGTTCCACCACAGCTCATCGCCTTCGTCGTGCACGCCTGCCAGGCGCCATGTGTAGGTGGTCATCACCAGCGATGATGGCGAGTATTTTGGCGCCTCGTCGGGGGAGAAGGTGCCGCTGACGGGGTCGATGCCCTGACGGAAGGTGGGGTCTTTCTGGAGGGCTTCGCACCATTGATCCATCATCCAGGCGAAGTCGGAGGAGCGACCGTAGTGGTCCATCCATCGTGATGCGCGCATGGCGGTGAGCGACTGTGACGATCCACCCCAGGAGTTGCGCGGGATGGGGCGGACGAAGGTCGGCTCATCGATTGCGGAGGATGGCATGGGGAACTGCGGCCAGAAACCTTCGGGGCGATGAATCTGCCGCTGCCACAGCGTGTCGAAGAGTTGCTGGTCCGGGACGTGTTCGCTGCAGACGCGCGAGAGGATGTCGCAGTTGATCCTGACGAAGTGGTTTTGCGCGTCCACGTCGTAGAAGGCTGCGTCCTCTGCGACGTAAAGCTTGCTGAGGATGAGTTGGCGGATGGTGGCTGCCTTCTCCTGCCACATGCTTGCTTCAGCCGTTTTGCCAAGCGCCTGCGCCATGGCTGCGAGGGCGATGCGCGCGCCGTAGGTGGTGGCCGATAGGTCCGGGCAGAGCCGTGGGAGCGAGGCATTCTTCGGGATGTTGCGGGCGCTGCCGTCGGGGCAGGCGTTGGCCATGCCGTGCCAGCGCGGGCTGTTGTCCATGCCGGTGTCATAGGTGCAGAAGCCCTCGACGAGGCCGGTACCGCGCGTGTTGCGATAGCGCATGAGCCAGTCGTCCCAGCGCGAGCAGGAGGCGTATGCCTTCTCCAGCAGTTCGTGGTCAGCCGTGGCCTTTGCGAGATCCCACGCGGTTGCCGCGATGGGGACGACCATCTGGATCTGCGCCCAGCCGGGCGAGGTGACGTTGGCCTTGTTGTTCGCGGGGAGCTGGCCGTCTTCCTTCTGCAGCTCGAAGAAGGTGAGGTGGCTGTTGCGCGCGGCGTCAGGGCGGAACTTGCGGTAGAGAAGTGCCTCGTGCGGGCCGCACTCCATCCAGATGCCGGCGTAGGAGGAGCCTTCGATGAGCACGGGACCGGGGAAGCGGGGCATGATCTGCACGTTGCCCGCGAGGACGCTGAGAGCCTTGTCGTAGGTCGCCTGCCAGCGCGTGTTGCTTGTACGGAAGGTGGGTTCGCTGCTGGCGAATGCGCTGCTGTCACGTGTGGTTGTGAGTACGGCGGCGGATGCGGCTAGGAATTCCCGGCGGTTCATTCGGTCAGGCTAGCAGAGCGCGATAGATGGCCTCTGTCGCCTCGTTGTAGCAGCAGAAGATCGCTCGTTCGACGCCGCTGGCTTGCAGGTGTTCGCGGACGGTTGCGATGGCGATGCCTGCGGCGCGGTTGGGTGGGAAGCGATAGACGCCCGTGCTGATAGCCGGGAAGGCGATGGACCTCACGTTGTGCTCGCGGGCGAGTTCCATGCAGCGGCGGTAGCAGCTCCGCAGCAGGGCATCCTTGGCGTCTTCGGCAGTTTTGCCGCCACGTTTGACGCTCCAGACCGGGCCTGCGGTGTGGAAGATCCATGTTGCGGGCAGGTTGAAGCCGGGTGTGGCCTTCGCGTCGCCGGTTGCACAACCGCCGAGGGGTGCCGTGGCGGCGAGCAGGTGGGCTTTGCCCGCGGCGCGATGGATGGCGCCGTCGACCCCTCCTCCACCTTTGAGCTTTGTGTTGGCGGCGTTTACGATGGCGTCGACTGCCAGCTTCGTGATGTCGCCCCGAATCACTTCCAGTTCTGCCACGTTCGGTCTCCCCTGACAGAATGGGATGCACGGTCGGCGGGCGCGGGCAGGTACACTGCTTTAGGCCCCGCGAACCGAGCCGGACGAACCTACAGACGAGCGCAAACCCGAACGAATGAGCCTCAAGTCCAAGATCGAAGCTGTCATCTACGCCTCCGAAGAACCAGTCACACTGCCGCAGCTTGTGGGCCTGCTGGCCGGCGAAGCGCAGGCGGAACTGGATGAGATCGCCGCGAACCAGTCGACGTTGCCGCTGGACGGCGAGCCCGAACAGACAGGCAAGGATGAGCAACAGACCGGACGCAGTGTGCTGGAGGCGGGTACACGTGAGTCGAACGAGGCCGATTCGTCGGAAGAGCAGGCCGTCGATCAGGGCGAAGTCGCTGGCGCTACGCCGGATGGCGCTCCTGTGGAGCCTGAGGCGGTTGCGGAGCTTGATAACTCGGAAGCGACGGCGGAACCGTCCGAACTTGCTGACGAGGGCTTGGAGAGCGTCGAACCGAAGCCGGATACGGAGGCAGAGAAGCGTCTGCAGCGGGACCGCGATCGCGCTGTGCGGGATCACATTCGGCGGGTGTGTGACAGCCTGATCCGCGAGTATGCGGAGAGCGACCGTGGGATTGAGATTCGTGAAGTCGCAAGCGGCTTTCGCATGGGCACCAAGCCCGAATATCACGATGCCGTGCGCGGTTTCGTGAAGAGCCTGAAGCCGGCGCTGAAGCTGACGCTGCCTGCGCTCGAGACTCTTGCCGTTGTGGCTTACAAGCAGCCGGTGACGGCTGCGGAGATCTCAGAAATTCGTGGTGTCGATTCGGCCGGTGTGCTGGGCGGCCTGATGACGCGGAAGCTGATTGCGACGGCCGGCCGCAAGCAGGTGATCGGTCGGCCGATGCTCTACAAGACGACGCGCGATTTCCTATTGCGCTTCGGTCTGAAGGACGTGAACGAGCTGCCGTCGATGGAAGAGTTTGAGCGTATGGCCGGCGAGCTTGCGGAACAGGAAGACCTGCCAATGGATGGCAGCGCGGACGGCATCATCGAAGAAGCGAATGCGCGCGGCGACGCGGAGATGATCCGCGATGTGAATGAGCCTGCGGCTGAGAGTGAAGAGACTCCATCGACGGCTGAGACGCCTGTCGAGACGACAACGAACGATAACGAGGAAGCCACTGCGGAGAGCGCAGCGGGAGGGAACGATGAAGAACAGGGAATCGAAGGACAAGCCGCTGTACGTGCCACAGACGAAGCTGGCGAAGACTCCGGAAGTGAAGAAGATCACATCGAAGGCGTCGAAGAAGTTAAAGCCTAGCGAACCGGAAAAGCCTGCAGGCACGCGTCTGCAGAAGATTCTTGCCGACGCCGGCATCGCCTCTCGCCGCAAGGCTGAGGAACTGATCCTGGAGGGCCGCGTTCAGGTCAATGGCACGGTGATTACCGAGCTGGGGACGCGCGCCGACGCTGCGAAGGATCACATCCGTGTCGATGGCAAGCTGCTTCAGGGCCCTCAGGAGCACCGTTACTTCATGGTGAACAAGCCACGCGGCTACGTGACGACGATGGAAGATCCGGAGCGCCGCGATACGGTTGTCGACCTGTTGAAGGAGTCGGCACGTCTGTCCGGTAAGAAGCTCGATGTGCGGCTGTATCCCGTTGGTCGTCTCGATTACAACTCCGAAGGTCTGCTGCTGATGACGAACGATGGCGACCTTGCCAACTCGTTGTCGAAGGCGGCGAACTCCGTTGAGAAGACGTACCTGGTGAAGGTGGCGGGACGTCCGACCGAGGACTCGATCAACCAGTTGCGCACCGGCGTGATGATCGATCGCGGCCGCCTGGCGGAGACTCGTGGCGAGCGCCGCGATCGTGTGTTGACCGCGCCCGCAAAGGTGGAGCTGGCGCGTGGTGGCGAGAACCCGTGGTACGAGGTCACGCTGACCGAAGGTCGCAATCGTCAGTTGCGCAAGATGTTCGAGGAGATCGGACATCACGTCGAGAAGATTCGCCGCATTGGTTATGGCGCGCTGGTGCTTGATGTTCCGACGGGTGAGTTCCGTGAGCTGACGCCGGGTGAGGTGATGGCCCTGGGCCGCGCTGCGGCCGGTAAGAAGGTCGAGCGGAAGCACAAGCTGCCGGATGCTGCGAAGCTCAAGCAGATGGGCCAGAAGACCGGTTCACGTGGAGCTCGGCCTCGGTTCTAGCAGTGTTGGAAATATTCTTGAGGGCACGGCTCTGGCCATGCCATCTCGATCACCAGAGAGGACCGGGCTTTAGCCGCTGAGGAGAAATCCCTCAGGGACTAAAGCCGTTTCCTTTTGCGAGCGGGGTTGGCGGCTGAAGCCATGCCTCTCCGAAAGATTGCGAACGTCAACTCGTGCGAGCACATCAGGATGTACCTCAGCGGAATTTTGAGAAGACCCTGCGAGCGCTCAGGGAACGAAGACCAATCGCTTCCCGCCCGTATTGCGTGTCCATGCGTTGGTCACATCGCTCAGCGGCACAGTCTCCGTTTCGATAACGAACTTTGTCGTCGCCGCAGCGGCATACATGGTGCGCAAAGATTCCAGGATGGCTTGCGCGGATAGACTGCCGAGGCCGCTGCCGAGTATTTCTACGCCGGACGAGCGCAGGATGTCTGCGGGCAGAGGAATGGTGCGGCCGCTGATAGCGCCGATCTGCACGAAGCGGATGCGGGGTTCGCCGCGCAGCGAGCCGTGACCGCCGCATGCCGTGAGGATGGCGAGTGCTGATGGTCCCCACAGGTAATCGAGTACGACCTGGATGCCACCGCCTTGAACGACCGGATCGAAGCGTTTGGTAAGTTCTTCATCGGTGCCGTTGAGCGAGATGGTCTCGGTGGCACCAAGATCGCGAAGGCCTTCGAGTGCTGCTTCACCGCGACCTGTGGCAACGATACGGGATGCGCCCAGGTACTTTGCGACCTGAATGGCCTGACGGCCCGCGGTGCCGGTGGCCCCGTTGATCAGGACGGCTTCCCCGCTCTGAAAGTTTGCGCGTCCCAGCAGAGAACCCCACGTGGCCAGGCCAGGATTGCCCAGCGCTGCAGCGGTCACGTCATCCAGCGAATCGGGCAGAGCGATGGTGCGTCTACGGTCGACGACAGTCCACTCTGCCATGGAGCCGGTCTCTGGTCCGACAAAGTAGACACGCGTGCCGTCGGGCAGCGTACCGACGCCATCATTGCCGGGGATGGCAGGGAAGACTGGTTCGGAGCTGTAGTGCGTACCGCTTGCCTGTCCCCGTACCAGGTTAGTCAATGCTGCAGCCTTCACCCGTACCAGAACGTCGTCTTCGGTGGGTTCCGGTTGTTCGATCTCGCCGTAGCGTGGGGAAACTCCAAAGCGGTCGACCAGTGCTGCATGCATCATGCTCATACGCAGCAGATGCGTGCAGCACTGGGATGGCGTCAACTAAATCTGCGATGACGCTAATGGGCTTAGGTAAAGGTTTGTGATGTTGTTCACGATATCTGCATCGCTCAGGCCCGGGCGGTGCGAGATCTCTTTCCATTCTGGTGAACTGCCGAAGACGGACCAGTTGGCGCTGAGTGTCGGGAGATCCGGGAAGGTGAGCATGTACGTCAGCGACGGTAGGCGCGTGCCTGCGAGATTGTGGCCGAAGAAGACGGGGGTGAGTCCGGACTTCTGGAAGATGGCAATCTCGCCACCTTCGAACATTCCAACCTTCTTGGCGTGCGCTGCGTAGCTTGGGCTCTCGTACGTGCGGAGCTGGAAGATGCGCTTGGTGGGCTTGGGTGCGATGAGCTTCGGGAAGCCGTTGAAGGCGCCCATCATTGAAACTTCGGATCGCTGGAAGGCGGTGGCGGTCGCAGGCGCTGCCCAGAACTCTGCAGCGGCCTTGCTAAACTCGGCATAGTCTGGCAGGCGCATGTCGAGCGTCAGCAGCATCTCGGCGGATGTGGACGGGATAAGCGCGTAGTAGGTCGGTGTCTCTGGACCGATGTCAATCTTGAAGGTGCCGACGCGGTCGATGCCCATGCGGTTTAGCGCGGGGATCAGCGCATGCGCAAAGTAGTTTTGCACCATGGTGGTCTGTGGGCCGTTGCGCAGCTCGTAACGCCGCAGCTGGTAGAACTCCCTGGGTGCTGCCGGTGCCTGTGCCATACCTTGTCCCTCAACCATTGCCATCGCGGGCAACGAAGCTGCAGCCGTTGCCATGAACTTTCTTCTGTCCAATGTCGTCCTCCGGGCACAGCGTAAAGGCGTGCCGCACTGCTCACAATACCAGCGGTTGCGCGTCCGTGCGGTCATCGTCTTTTCACCTTCAAGGTGGGTGACAAATGAGGGTCTGTGGCATCAAAATGCCTGTGCTGGATCGGGGGCTGCACTGCCGCGGTCCGGTAGCAGGAGGTAGTTGTAGTGGCAAAGGCAATCGCAACATTTGCTGCGGGATGCTTCTGGGGCGTGGAAGCGCGCTTGGATGAGATTCCCGGAGTTCTGGAAACATCCGTTGGATACGAGGGTGGCACGATCGATCACCCAACTTACAAAGATGTCTGTACCGGCAGTACCGGTCATGCAGAGGCTGTGCAGATAACCTACGATCCATCGCGAGTGAGTTATGACGCACTGCTGGATCAGTTCTTTTCCCTGCATGATCCAACCCAATTGAATCGACAGGGTCCTGATTTTGGTACGCAGTATCGGAGTGCCGTGTTTGTGCACGATGAGCAGCAGTGGCGCGAGGCGAGGGAGAAGATCGCAGATCTGAATGCAGCGGGAGTCTTTCGCCAGCCGATCGCTACAGCCATCGAGCCTGCGGGAACCTTCTGGAAGGCAGAGGAATATCACCAGAAGTACCTTGAGAAGCGCGGCATGGTGGCTTGTCACATTTGAGCAAACGAGCAGTCAAAGATAAGTGGTGGAGATGCTTCCACCACTTACTTCGTGCGCAGTAAGTCAATGACCTGGGCGATGCGGCGTTGTTTGTCCGGCCGCCAAAGTCCCAGTCGCGACGTAGTTATCAGTCGCTCAATCCTCGGCAAGTCCCACATACTCAGAAAGCCTTCGACAACGGCACGCCGCTCGGCCGTCATCTCCGCGCCATAAAGTTCGAGCAGCGACTGCGCTTGTGCGCGGTCCGCACGGTATTGCTTTCGCCGTGCAGCGACGCCTTCCTCGCTGACAAAGCGTCCGATTTTTTGGCCCAGCGACTTCTCACCCACGACTGCACCGACGACATTGCTGGCGTGCTGGCGGTAGAGCACGGTCGCGCGCGGGACGGCAGTCATAGCGCCAAGGCTGCTCGCGAGAAGTGCAGCCCAGTGGTCGTGCATCTGTGCGGTTGCAGGCATCGTCTTCATGCGATCAATGAGCGCACGATTCAGCAGAGCACTGCATCCGGTGACGACGTTCTCTGAGAGCAGGCCCGCAAGAGTTGGGCGCGGTGCTTGAGCAAGGCTGTTGCTCTGCCACAGAGATTCGCTTACCGTCGCGAGTCGCTCATCGACCACGCGAAGGTCGGTATAGACAAGCAGTGGAGTCTGCACTCCATGTTGTTCCTCCATGGCAAGCATGCGTGCCATGCTGACGGCGAGCTTGTCCGGTATCCAGAGGTCATCCTGATCACAGAAGGCGGCATAGGCGCCTGTCGCTGCCTGAAGCAGAAGACCGAAGTTACCGCGAGCAGTACCGGTGCGCACGTCGTCCTGCAGTACTTCAAAACGGTTAGGGAGTGCGCTGGCGTACTCTGCCAGCACTTCCTGCGTGCCGTCCCCGGAGCCATCATCGCGCGCAAGGATGTGGACCGCTATACCTTGCTGTTCGAGTACAGAATCGATCTGCTCCCGCAGGAAACGGGCACCGTTATAGGTAGCCAAGAGCACTTGAACGGCTGGCACGGCATCGGGGGCATGTGCGGAGGCAGACACAGATCTATAGTAGCGGCGTCGAGACGGAGGCCTGGAACGGAGCCTGCTGCCAGCGCTGGTACCATGGAGTTGCCTCCTCCCCCTGGAGAACCATCGCAAAAATATGTCTGCAATAGAACCAGCTGAAGTCAATCAGATCACTGCCGTAGAGCCATTGGTTACGCCGTCGTTGCTTCGTCGCGCATTGCAGGCCACAGGTATTGATCGCGCTATCGGTTACACCATCCTGGCGCGTGGCTGGGCGTCGATCGCAGGCCTTGTTTCGGTCGCACTGATCGCGCGGACGTTCAGCCGGGCCGAGCAAGGGTATTACTACACGTTTGGCTCCCTTGTCGCGTTGCAGATCATCTTCGAGCTTGGCTTCTCCGTGGTCATTCTGCAGTTGGCATCG is a genomic window containing:
- a CDS encoding MGH1-like glycoside hydrolase domain-containing protein — protein: MNRREFLAASAAVLTTTRDSSAFASSEPTFRTSNTRWQATYDKALSVLAGNVQIMPRFPGPVLIEGSSYAGIWMECGPHEALLYRKFRPDAARNSHLTFFELQKEDGQLPANNKANVTSPGWAQIQMVVPIAATAWDLAKATADHELLEKAYASCSRWDDWLMRYRNTRGTGLVEGFCTYDTGMDNSPRWHGMANACPDGSARNIPKNASLPRLCPDLSATTYGARIALAAMAQALGKTAEASMWQEKAATIRQLILSKLYVAEDAAFYDVDAQNHFVRINCDILSRVCSEHVPDQQLFDTLWQRQIHRPEGFWPQFPMPSSAIDEPTFVRPIPRNSWGGSSQSLTAMRASRWMDHYGRSSDFAWMMDQWCEALQKDPTFRQGIDPVSGTFSPDEAPKYSPSSLVMTTYTWRLAGVHDEGDELWWNIRAGHPAAQNASFRMKANDGKIAEMHYTGKSASLSLNGRLIATLESEGARLITTKDGTPKALVGISNRTPSTTVSLRIPGRPKSKRSLRADEYVDITR
- a CDS encoding O-acetyl-ADP-ribose deacetylase; protein product: MAELEVIRGDITKLAVDAIVNAANTKLKGGGGVDGAIHRAAGKAHLLAATAPLGGCATGDAKATPGFNLPATWIFHTAGPVWSVKRGGKTAEDAKDALLRSCYRRCMELAREHNVRSIAFPAISTGVYRFPPNRAAGIAIATVREHLQASGVERAIFCCYNEATEAIYRALLA
- the scpB gene encoding SMC-Scp complex subunit ScpB, with protein sequence MSLKSKIEAVIYASEEPVTLPQLVGLLAGEAQAELDEIAANQSTLPLDGEPEQTGKDEQQTGRSVLEAGTRESNEADSSEEQAVDQGEVAGATPDGAPVEPEAVAELDNSEATAEPSELADEGLESVEPKPDTEAEKRLQRDRDRAVRDHIRRVCDSLIREYAESDRGIEIREVASGFRMGTKPEYHDAVRGFVKSLKPALKLTLPALETLAVVAYKQPVTAAEISEIRGVDSAGVLGGLMTRKLIATAGRKQVIGRPMLYKTTRDFLLRFGLKDVNELPSMEEFERMAGELAEQEDLPMDGSADGIIEEANARGDAEMIRDVNEPAAESEETPSTAETPVETTTNDNEEATAESAAGGNDEEQGIEGQAAVRATDEAGEDSGSEEDHIEGVEEVKA
- a CDS encoding pseudouridine synthase, encoding MKKITSKASKKLKPSEPEKPAGTRLQKILADAGIASRRKAEELILEGRVQVNGTVITELGTRADAAKDHIRVDGKLLQGPQEHRYFMVNKPRGYVTTMEDPERRDTVVDLLKESARLSGKKLDVRLYPVGRLDYNSEGLLLMTNDGDLANSLSKAANSVEKTYLVKVAGRPTEDSINQLRTGVMIDRGRLAETRGERRDRVLTAPAKVELARGGENPWYEVTLTEGRNRQLRKMFEEIGHHVEKIRRIGYGALVLDVPTGEFRELTPGEVMALGRAAAGKKVERKHKLPDAAKLKQMGQKTGSRGARPRF
- a CDS encoding quinone oxidoreductase family protein; amino-acid sequence: MMHAALVDRFGVSPRYGEIEQPEPTEDDVLVRVKAAALTNLVRGQASGTHYSSEPVFPAIPGNDGVGTLPDGTRVYFVGPETGSMAEWTVVDRRRTIALPDSLDDVTAAALGNPGLATWGSLLGRANFQSGEAVLINGATGTAGRQAIQVAKYLGASRIVATGRGEAALEGLRDLGATETISLNGTDEELTKRFDPVVQGGGIQVVLDYLWGPSALAILTACGGHGSLRGEPRIRFVQIGAISGRTIPLPADILRSSGVEILGSGLGSLSAQAILESLRTMYAAAATTKFVIETETVPLSDVTNAWTRNTGGKRLVFVP
- a CDS encoding NIPSNAP family protein; translation: MATAAASLPAMAMVEGQGMAQAPAAPREFYQLRRYELRNGPQTTMVQNYFAHALIPALNRMGIDRVGTFKIDIGPETPTYYALIPSTSAEMLLTLDMRLPDYAEFSKAAAEFWAAPATATAFQRSEVSMMGAFNGFPKLIAPKPTKRIFQLRTYESPSYAAHAKKVGMFEGGEIAIFQKSGLTPVFFGHNLAGTRLPSLTYMLTFPDLPTLSANWSVFGSSPEWKEISHRPGLSDADIVNNITNLYLSPLASSQI
- the msrA gene encoding peptide-methionine (S)-S-oxide reductase MsrA — its product is MAKAIATFAAGCFWGVEARLDEIPGVLETSVGYEGGTIDHPTYKDVCTGSTGHAEAVQITYDPSRVSYDALLDQFFSLHDPTQLNRQGPDFGTQYRSAVFVHDEQQWREAREKIADLNAAGVFRQPIATAIEPAGTFWKAEEYHQKYLEKRGMVACHI
- a CDS encoding glycosyltransferase family 2 protein; its protein translation is MSASAHAPDAVPAVQVLLATYNGARFLREQIDSVLEQQGIAVHILARDDGSGDGTQEVLAEYASALPNRFEVLQDDVRTGTARGNFGLLLQAATGAYAAFCDQDDLWIPDKLAVSMARMLAMEEQHGVQTPLLVYTDLRVVDERLATVSESLWQSNSLAQAPRPTLAGLLSENVVTGCSALLNRALIDRMKTMPATAQMHDHWAALLASSLGAMTAVPRATVLYRQHASNVVGAVVGEKSLGQKIGRFVSEEGVAARRKQYRADRAQAQSLLELYGAEMTAERRAVVEGFLSMWDLPRIERLITTSRLGLWRPDKQRRIAQVIDLLRTK